DNA from Gramella sp. MAR_2010_147:
GTGTGTAATCTATAATAAGAATAAGATTTGATTAAACTTATCCCGATTAGGGCGAGGATCTGCAAAATATCGAATCGTAATAAATGTTTAAAGTCTCGCAGAAATGCGAGGCTTTTTTATGGGCTATTACATCATCCTGAATTTGATTCAGGATCTGATGAAAAGCTGAAACAAGTTCAGCTGGATGATACACTGGTCATTTCCGAAAAATGAAATGACCATGAAAATTACTTAATTAAAGAGTGTATAGATATAAACAACATTAAAGCCAATTAATATCACAAAACAGATTAAACTGAATATACGGTAAACTTTACCTGGCCTGTCTGCCTTTTTAAGATCATTACACGTAACCAGTTTATAATTAAACCAGGCCAGAAAGGGTGCTGAAAGAAAAGATAAAGCAGTAGCTAAATCAATCAAAACCGTAAAGGAAGCTGTGAAAAAAAATAATATGAGCAGTGAAAGTATGGGAATAATAAAAACATTCAATTTATAGCTATTCCACTTTTCTTCTTTTCCCCATTCAGATTTTTCTTCGGAAAAAACTTCCGAAATCACTCTGGGAAATGCATCGGTTACTGCAAGAGTAGTGGAAAGCATGGCAATAAAGGCTGCAATACCAATTAAAGGTTTACTCCAGTCTCCCAAAGTTTTTCCGTAGAGATCTATTAATTGCCCTGAAAATTCAACCGTGTTTCCCGAAAAATTCATTTCGCTTCCAAACATGATCAAAGCTCCCATTAAAAAGAACAGAAGTCCGATAATAGCCGCAGCGAAATAACCGACATTAAAATCAAAAAAAGCTTCTTTTAAAGTAGTTTTCTTTTTATTTCCAATTGCTTTTTCTTTGGTCCAGATAGAATGCCATACAGAAGCATCAAGCGGAATAGGCATCCAACCCATAAATGAGATGATAAACGCAATTCCTACTTTATTCCAGATATCAGGTGTTTCTATGGCTATAGCATTTCCCAGTCTGCCATCTCCGAAAGCTAAAATCACAGCCAGTAAAGTCGCTATTCCAAGAAGGCTTACAATGGCTTTCATAGTTTTGTCGAGTGCGGGATATTTCCCGATTAAAAGTAGTGCTATACAAATACCAATAATGATAAAACTCCAGGTAAACGTAGACCAGCCCATCCCGAATAATTTTTCAGCAAGACCAGCGGTTACGATAGTGACCGCTGCCTGAATAATGAACATACTTCCAACGGTGATCAGTATGAAAGTCCAGTAAGGGAATTTACCCAGTTTTTTATATCCTGTAATTAAATGATTGCCTGTTCCAGCGGCATAACGTGGTCCAAATTCTAAAAATGGATATTTGGTAATGCAGGCAAGTATTAAAACCCATAATAGTAAAAAACCATAATCTGCGCCTGCACGGGTAGCCTGAACCAGGTGAGAAACGCCGATGGCTGCTCCGGCTAAAAGAAATCCGGGGCCTAAAGTTTTTAAAATGGAGCTTTTAGATTTGTTATTCATTAATGGTTATTATGCGTCAAGCTAAACTTGTTTCAGTTTTCAAATGATAAGATCCTGAAAACAAGTTCAGGATGACATGATAGGATCAAATTAAGCAAATTTTGAGATCAATTCAGTATTTACTTCATGCCCGCCTTTAAAACTTTCAATTCTTAAATTATTAGGAAATAAATTGTGCAGTCTCTTTTCTTCTACTTTGATAATTCCATTTTCCAGATATTTATCCTCTGTTCCGTATATAAAAGTAAAATGGGTGTTATCCAGGAATTTAAAATCTTCTGTCTCTAATTCCTGCGGAACTTTCCCGGAATGCATGATCAAATTCTTACACTCAATTTTTCTTCTGGCCACGAATCTGGTGGCTACTGAAACTCCTTGTGAGTATCCCAGAATATTCAAATTTTCTACTTCAAATAAGTTTTCAGCTTCAAAAACTGCATCAAGATACTTCAGCATATTCTCAATTTCCGTTTCGGTATTTTCCTTCGTAAGCCATGAAGAACCTACATGCCGGTATTCGCCATTCAAATAATATTTAGACTGAGCCTGAGGGGCGATGATATAATTTTCATCTGCATTCAAATGCTTAAAGTACTTCAGGAAATACCGGCTTAAATAACCAATTCCGTGAAAAACCAGCCACACGTTCTTAGTCTTATGGGTTTTCTGATTTAAGGTTGAATAGGTGTTGGATATTGAATAAGAAACACTTTTCTCTTTGCTCATGGTTCTTTGCTGTTTTGTACTTTTACAAAGTAACCAATCTTTTAAACGATGACGAAGGAAGAACTGCTAGAGCTTTCAAAAAAAGTATGTGAAAATACGCTGATGGAAACTCTTGAAATAGAATTTACTGAAATTGGCGACGATTATTTGGTGGCTAAAATGCCGGTAAATTCCAGAGTGCACCAACCGGATGGAGTTTTACATGGGGGCGCAAGTGTAGCTCTGGCAGAGAGTGTTGGCAGCATGGCCAGTTATGTTTTCCTGGACACCGATAAATATTTTGTTCGTGGAATTGAAATTTCTGCAAATCATTTGAAAAGTATTAAAGAAGGCTGGGTTTTTGCAAAAGCCACTTTTGTTCATAAAGGTAGGACTACCCAGTTATTTGAGATCAGGATTACAGATGAGGCGGCGAATCTTATTTCTATCGTAAAACTTACCACTATTGCACTTCCAAAACAAGAAAAATAATGGAGCAGGATGATTTTTTTCAGGAATTAAAAGCACATTTACAGGATAATAATCCATTTGTGGTTTATAGAAAACCCGGTTCTAACAAGGTAAAAGCCTTAATGCAGAATGATAAATTTTCTCATAAAACAAAAGATCTTTCTGAAAGCGGATTCGTATTCGCTCCATTTAATTCGGAAGCTAATTCTTATTTAATCCCAACAGATCATTCTAGTTGTTTTGAATTCCAATACCCAGCCGAAACGATTTTAGATGACAGGCTTAATGAGTTTTCTTCAACCATAGATTTTGAGTATATGGAGGAGGACCAGAAAGTTCATGAAAATCTGGTTCAAAAGGGCATCAATGCGATAAAGGAAGGAGACATGCAAAAAGTGGTATTGTCCAGATTTGAGCGAGTTCAGTTATATGATCCAGATCCCATCAGGATTTTTAAGAATCTCCTGAATAAATATCCACAAGCTTTTGTTTATGTGTGGTTTCATCCTGAAACCGGTTACTGGCTGGGCGCAACTCCTGAAACACTTTTGAATGTAGAGCGAAACCGTTTCAAAACAATGGCATTGGCGGGAACTCAAATTTTTAAAGGTGAAATAGAGGTGGAGTGGGAAAAAAAAGAAATAGAAGAACAGGAATTCGTTACCGATTATATTCTGAAGTCCCTTCAAAAAACCAGGGGAGTAAACAATATAAATGCCACGAACCCATATTCAGCAAAGGCCGGTAGTTTATTGCATATTTGTACCGATATCTCAGGAAAATTAGATAGCCTTGATGATCTGGACAATCTGGTGAAAACCTTACATCCAACTCCTGCGGTTTGTGGACTACCCAAACAAAAAGCCCTTAGCTTTATTTTAGAGCAAGAAGATTATAATAGGGAGTTCTATTCGGGGTATCTCGGAGAACTGAATATGAAGACAGAAAACAAGAGAAATTCCAACCGAAGAAATCAGGAAAATCAACAATTTGCCGCCATTTCTACAAAAACTGATCTATTCGTGAATTTAAGGTGTATGAAGTTGAAGGATGGAAATGCCAGAATTTTTGTAGGCGGTGGAATTACTAAAGATTCAAACGCAGCAGATGAGTGGATGGAAACTGTGAACAAATCCCAGACCATGAAAGCGGTTCTTGTTAAATAAGCTTCAAAATTATCTTTCAAATTACTGTTAAATTGTAATTTTGGGAATCTATGAAGTATTCAAAAATTCCCGTTGCCCGCTCGGTGGTTGCGTTATGTGTGGCCAAAGATATCAAACATGTTGTGATTTCTCCAGGTTCCAGGAATGCACCGCTAACCATTGGTTTCACCCATCATGACGATATAACTCCTTACAGCATCGTGGATGAGCGTTGTGCTGCTTTTTTTGCCCTGGGAATGGCACAGCAATTAAAGAAGCCCGTGGCTTTGGTATGTACTTCAGGGTCTGCGCTTTTAAATTATTACCCGGCCATTGCGGAAGCTTTTTATAGTGATATTCCCTTAGTTATTATATCTGCTGATAGGCCCGTGGAACGAATTGATATTGGTGACGGACAAACGATCAGGCAAAAGAACGTATTTGAAAATCACATTCTTTATTCTGCTAACCTATATTCGGAATTGGTGTTGGAGAATGAAACTGAGGATACTAAACTTCAGCAGAAACAATTTGAAGCACGAAAACATAATGAACGGGAGATTAACCTTGCTTTGAATAAGGCAATCGAGGAGAAAGGACCTGTGCATATCAATGTTCCTTTTTATGAACCTCTTTATGATACCGTCGAAAATATTGAAGTGAATCCTTTACAAATATTCCCGGAGATCAAAGAAAGGCATTATTCCAAAAATCAGCTTCAGAATTATGCTGATGAATGGAATAGAGCCGAACGAATAATGGTGATCGTAGGCGTGGCTCAGCCAGATGCCGTGGAACAAGAGTTTCTAAAAAAACTTGCAGATGATCCCAGTGTGATCGTTTTAACCGAAACTACCTCTAATCTACACCAGGATCAATTTTTCACCAGGATAGACACTTTAATCGGACCTATTGAAAAAGATGAAAACAAACAGGAATTATTTGAAAAACTCCAGCCGGACATTCTATTGACTTTTGGCGGAATGATCGTTTCGAAAAAGATCAAATCCTTTCTACGAAATTACAGTCCGAAACATCACTGGCATATAGATTCTAAAAAAGCGTATAACACCTTTTTCTGTTTAAATAAACATTTTGAAACTGATGTAAATTCATTTTTTTCTGAATTCTTTCCGTTGACTAAAACCACAGATAGTAATTATGGAGCTTTCTGGAAAAATATCAAAGAGAAAAGACAGCAAAGACATCAGGAATACATGGCTGAAATTCCATATTCAGATCTTAAGGCTGTACAGGAAATTTATCAGAAAATTCCTCAAAATTCAATTCTATATTTCGGGAATAGTTCTACCATACGATACGCCCAGTTATTTCAATGGGATAAGAATTTGAAAATGTTTTGTAATCGTGGCACCAGTGGCATCGATGGAAGTGTTTCTACCGCTGTAGGAGCTGCAGTGAGCACTAAGGAGCCAGTAACGGTTATTACAGGCGATCTTAGCTTTTTCTACGATAGCAATGCTTTATGGAACAATTATATTCCTTCCAGTTTCAGGATTATCGTGCTGAATAATCATGGCGGTGGAATTTTCAGAATACTTCCGGGAAAAAAGAATACGGAAAATTTCGAGAGGTACTTTGAAACCACACATGATCTAAAAGCGGAGCCACTTTGTGAGCTTTATAATTTTGAGTATTCGAAAGCAAATTCTGAAGAAGAAATTCAATCTGCAATGCAAGAATTTTATTCAGAAACAGGAAAACCAAAACTTCTGGAGATTTTTACCCCTAGAAAGCTAAACGATGAAGTTCTCTTAGAATATTTCAATTTTATGAAATCTTAAACATCATCTTATCTTTCTTAAAATTCATAATTACTATATTACAATTGGAAAAACTAAAAAACTATAATTATGAGTAAACTTGATGAAAAAGTAGGTAAGTATATAGACGATGTAAGGTCTAAGATTGGAGAAGATAATCCAGATGTTGATCTTATCAGGAAAATTGCACAAGCCGCAGGCCCCAGTATTTATAATGCCGATGCTGAAACCGTATCTTCTTCCAGCGAATCTGAAGTGGAGACCGTTAAGAAAAATTTCATCATGAAAAAGCTTGGTGTTACCGATGAAGGAAAGGCAAATGAGGCAGTAAATCAGGTATTGGAGAAATATGGAAAATCTAACAGAAACAAATATAGGGTAGTGGTATACTACCTACTTACAAAGCATTTTAAGAAAGAAAGTTTATTCGATTAATAGGAATATGAAGAAATTCAATCCGTTTTGGGGATATTCCTTAAAACGGATTTTTTTATATACGATTAACAGTATCTTTGTGTGCTAAATTTTATGCTATGATCCAAATAGGTGAATTTCACGAACTAATAATTATCAGGGAGACCGATCACGGTATTTATCTTGAAAATGATGAAGGGGATGAAGTGTTACTTCCCAATAAATATGTTCCCGAAACCTGGATGGTTCATGATAAAATTAATGTTTTCGTATATCTTGATCACGAGGAAAGACCGGTAGCGACCACGCTAAAACCAAAAATAAAGCGTGACCAATTTGAAAATCTTAAATGTGTTGAGGTAAGTAAATTTGGAGCTTTTCTTGATTGGGGACTGGAGAAACACCTTTTTGTGCCTTTTAAAGAGCAGGTAATTCCTATGCAAAAAGGAGAACAATATCTTGTTTTCTGCTACCTGGATCTGGAAACTGAAAGGCTGGCCGCATCTTCAAAAGTGCATTCTTTCTTGGATAATTCTGTATTAACGGTGAAACCTTTTGAAGAGGTGAATTTACTGGTGAGTAACCATACCGATCTTGGTTTTAATGTAATTATAAATCAATTACACCTGGGTTTGATCTATCATGATGAGGTTTTTAAAACTTTAAAAATTGGTGATGAACTAAGAGGTTTCATTAAAAAAATACGGGAGGATAATAAGATAGATATTACTCTTCAAAGACCTGGATATAGGAGTATTGAACCGAATGCCCAGAAAATTTTGGATAAATTAAAGGATGCCGGTGGCTTTTTGGATCTAACTGATAAATCTGCTCCAGAAGATATTAAAAGCAGGCTCCAGATGAGTAAAAAGAGTTTTAAAAAAGCAATCGGGACGCTATATAAGCAACGTCTTATTGAAATCAGAGACGATGGAATTCTTTTAAAGGAAGACCAGGATAATTAATTGTAATTATAGGGTGAGGTATATCTTCTCGTACCAAAGCCACGTTGATTATAGGTGTTTAGAAAAGCAGGATAGTAGGGATTCATGAAAATGTCGTCTCGATCCCTGGTTCTAACATCCCCGGATATTTCGAAAATTTTCTTTTCTTTTTTTTGCTGAGGAAGTGGGGAACCAAGATCTACCTCTCGCTGTACACGGTTTTTATTCATTTTATTGATCGCTGCCAGCATATCTATCTGATCATCCTGAATGTGATCTTTTAAATGCAGGAAAGAACCGTCGGGAAGATTAAATTTTGACTGTGTTTGCCAGTT
Protein-coding regions in this window:
- a CDS encoding Nramp family divalent metal transporter, giving the protein MNNKSKSSILKTLGPGFLLAGAAIGVSHLVQATRAGADYGFLLLWVLILACITKYPFLEFGPRYAAGTGNHLITGYKKLGKFPYWTFILITVGSMFIIQAAVTIVTAGLAEKLFGMGWSTFTWSFIIIGICIALLLIGKYPALDKTMKAIVSLLGIATLLAVILAFGDGRLGNAIAIETPDIWNKVGIAFIISFMGWMPIPLDASVWHSIWTKEKAIGNKKKTTLKEAFFDFNVGYFAAAIIGLLFFLMGALIMFGSEMNFSGNTVEFSGQLIDLYGKTLGDWSKPLIGIAAFIAMLSTTLAVTDAFPRVISEVFSEEKSEWGKEEKWNSYKLNVFIIPILSLLILFFFTASFTVLIDLATALSFLSAPFLAWFNYKLVTCNDLKKADRPGKVYRIFSLICFVILIGFNVVYIYTLFN
- a CDS encoding esterase produces the protein MSKEKSVSYSISNTYSTLNQKTHKTKNVWLVFHGIGYLSRYFLKYFKHLNADENYIIAPQAQSKYYLNGEYRHVGSSWLTKENTETEIENMLKYLDAVFEAENLFEVENLNILGYSQGVSVATRFVARRKIECKNLIMHSGKVPQELETEDFKFLDNTHFTFIYGTEDKYLENGIIKVEEKRLHNLFPNNLRIESFKGGHEVNTELISKFA
- a CDS encoding hotdog fold thioesterase codes for the protein MTKEELLELSKKVCENTLMETLEIEFTEIGDDYLVAKMPVNSRVHQPDGVLHGGASVALAESVGSMASYVFLDTDKYFVRGIEISANHLKSIKEGWVFAKATFVHKGRTTQLFEIRITDEAANLISIVKLTTIALPKQEK
- a CDS encoding chorismate-binding protein, whose product is MEQDDFFQELKAHLQDNNPFVVYRKPGSNKVKALMQNDKFSHKTKDLSESGFVFAPFNSEANSYLIPTDHSSCFEFQYPAETILDDRLNEFSSTIDFEYMEEDQKVHENLVQKGINAIKEGDMQKVVLSRFERVQLYDPDPIRIFKNLLNKYPQAFVYVWFHPETGYWLGATPETLLNVERNRFKTMALAGTQIFKGEIEVEWEKKEIEEQEFVTDYILKSLQKTRGVNNINATNPYSAKAGSLLHICTDISGKLDSLDDLDNLVKTLHPTPAVCGLPKQKALSFILEQEDYNREFYSGYLGELNMKTENKRNSNRRNQENQQFAAISTKTDLFVNLRCMKLKDGNARIFVGGGITKDSNAADEWMETVNKSQTMKAVLVK
- the menD gene encoding 2-succinyl-5-enolpyruvyl-6-hydroxy-3-cyclohexene-1-carboxylic-acid synthase — protein: MKYSKIPVARSVVALCVAKDIKHVVISPGSRNAPLTIGFTHHDDITPYSIVDERCAAFFALGMAQQLKKPVALVCTSGSALLNYYPAIAEAFYSDIPLVIISADRPVERIDIGDGQTIRQKNVFENHILYSANLYSELVLENETEDTKLQQKQFEARKHNEREINLALNKAIEEKGPVHINVPFYEPLYDTVENIEVNPLQIFPEIKERHYSKNQLQNYADEWNRAERIMVIVGVAQPDAVEQEFLKKLADDPSVIVLTETTSNLHQDQFFTRIDTLIGPIEKDENKQELFEKLQPDILLTFGGMIVSKKIKSFLRNYSPKHHWHIDSKKAYNTFFCLNKHFETDVNSFFSEFFPLTKTTDSNYGAFWKNIKEKRQQRHQEYMAEIPYSDLKAVQEIYQKIPQNSILYFGNSSTIRYAQLFQWDKNLKMFCNRGTSGIDGSVSTAVGAAVSTKEPVTVITGDLSFFYDSNALWNNYIPSSFRIIVLNNHGGGIFRILPGKKNTENFERYFETTHDLKAEPLCELYNFEYSKANSEEEIQSAMQEFYSETGKPKLLEIFTPRKLNDEVLLEYFNFMKS
- a CDS encoding DUF2853 family protein is translated as MSKLDEKVGKYIDDVRSKIGEDNPDVDLIRKIAQAAGPSIYNADAETVSSSSESEVETVKKNFIMKKLGVTDEGKANEAVNQVLEKYGKSNRNKYRVVVYYLLTKHFKKESLFD
- a CDS encoding S1-like domain-containing RNA-binding protein, with amino-acid sequence MIQIGEFHELIIIRETDHGIYLENDEGDEVLLPNKYVPETWMVHDKINVFVYLDHEERPVATTLKPKIKRDQFENLKCVEVSKFGAFLDWGLEKHLFVPFKEQVIPMQKGEQYLVFCYLDLETERLAASSKVHSFLDNSVLTVKPFEEVNLLVSNHTDLGFNVIINQLHLGLIYHDEVFKTLKIGDELRGFIKKIREDNKIDITLQRPGYRSIEPNAQKILDKLKDAGGFLDLTDKSAPEDIKSRLQMSKKSFKKAIGTLYKQRLIEIRDDGILLKEDQDN